A section of the Rhizobium sp. Pop5 genome encodes:
- a CDS encoding YraN family protein, translated as MADSDLTAIRRKAQRWGRVSEYVAAVFLMLKGYRILALRHRTRLGEIDIVARKGDLAIFVEVKARHDEGAAVDAVSVVAQKRIRAASDLWLARQADYPRLSQRYDIVAVMPGRLPRHFPDAF; from the coding sequence ATGGCCGATAGCGATCTCACCGCCATCAGGAGGAAGGCCCAGCGCTGGGGTCGCGTGTCGGAATATGTCGCGGCCGTCTTCCTGATGCTGAAGGGCTATCGCATCCTGGCGCTGCGCCACCGCACCAGGCTCGGCGAAATCGATATCGTCGCTCGCAAGGGCGATCTCGCCATCTTCGTCGAAGTCAAAGCACGTCATGACGAGGGCGCGGCCGTCGATGCTGTCTCTGTTGTCGCGCAAAAGCGGATAAGGGCGGCAAGCGATCTCTGGCTTGCGCGTCAGGCTGACTACCCCCGCCTTTCCCAGCGTTATGATATCGTGGCGGTCATGCCGGGCCGGCTGCCCCGGCACTTTCCCGACGCCTTCTGA
- a CDS encoding IS5 family transposase (programmed frameshift), whose translation MNNLLMLTPEQMRRIEPYFPLSHGVPRVDDRRVLSGILFVIRNGLRWRDAPAGYGPHKTIYNRFIRWSRLGVFNRILAELAAQGGGTDKLMIDATHLKAHRTAASLLKKGLYPGCIGRSRGGLTTKLQVVCDDKGRPLLLHLAEGQANDHKTAAAVLEQLPPARFLLADRAYSSAAFRQALIDRGITPCIPPHAKHRVQHSYDRHLYRQRHRIENLFARLKDWRRIHTRYDRCAHTFLSAIALAAVFIFWINES comes from the exons TTGAATAATTTGCTGATGTTGACGCCGGAGCAGATGCGGCGGATCGAACCCTATTTCCCGCTATCGCACGGTGTACCGCGGGTCGATGACCGGCGGGTACTGAGCGGTATTCTGTTCGTAATCCGCAATGGCCTTCGCTGGCGCGATGCTCCTGCCGGCTATGGTCCTCACAAGACTATCTACAACCGTTTCATCCGCTGGAGCCGGCTGGGCGTGTTCAATCGTATCCTGGCCGAGCTGGCGGCACAGGGTGGCGGTACCGACAAGTTGATGATCGATGCCACCCACCTCAAGGCGCACCGCACAGCGGCCAGTCTGCTTAAAAAGGGGCTCTATCCCG GATGTATTGGACGTAGCCGAGGCGGCCTGACCACCAAGCTGCAGGTGGTCTGCGACGACAAGGGGCGACCGCTGCTGCTGCATTTGGCCGAGGGACAGGCCAACGATCACAAGACGGCAGCCGCCGTTCTTGAACAACTGCCGCCTGCCCGCTTCCTGCTGGCCGACAGGGCCTACAGTTCCGCTGCCTTCCGGCAAGCGCTGATAGATCGAGGGATAACCCCCTGTATCCCGCCCCATGCAAAACATCGTGTCCAGCACAGCTACGATCGGCACCTATATCGCCAGCGCCATAGGATCGAGAACCTGTTCGCACGCCTCAAGGACTGGAGACGCATCCACACCAGATATGACCGATGTGCTCACACCTTCCTGTCTGCAATCGCACTCGCTGCCGTTTTCATCTTTTGGATCAATGAGTCCTGA
- a CDS encoding DUF2971 domain-containing protein: MTSVIGKVAEDEDINKFERDELTGMAGLIDKLTDCLGFCMSEDGDTLSQWRGYADDGRGMSIGFCHEFLTAITKSNDFIRLQKVVYNLDDQKRRVREIFPKVKQLISEGAVSIPSPGSYLAPKSDDQLQAEMKQYRSKNSELFGTLTDLQSIWFSFKNPAFREENEWRLAMNVLKPLNILASDETDYRTADGRLVPYQRIAFPAPESAAKVIEQVILGPKSTTPIGVVESFLRRNGFDNVALSVSTASYR, from the coding sequence ATGACTTCTGTCATTGGCAAGGTTGCAGAAGATGAGGACATAAACAAATTCGAGCGTGACGAACTCACGGGGATGGCTGGTCTTATAGACAAACTCACTGATTGTCTCGGCTTCTGCATGTCAGAAGATGGCGACACCCTAAGCCAGTGGCGCGGATATGCTGATGATGGCAGAGGGATGAGTATTGGTTTTTGCCATGAATTCCTTACGGCAATTACGAAAAGCAACGACTTCATCCGACTTCAAAAAGTGGTCTATAATCTTGATGACCAAAAGCGGCGCGTTCGTGAGATATTCCCAAAAGTGAAGCAATTGATTTCTGAAGGTGCGGTAAGCATTCCGAGTCCCGGCAGTTATCTCGCTCCCAAGTCCGATGATCAGCTTCAAGCGGAGATGAAGCAATATCGATCAAAAAATAGTGAGCTTTTTGGCACCCTCACAGATCTCCAATCCATTTGGTTTTCGTTCAAAAATCCGGCGTTTCGCGAAGAGAACGAGTGGAGGTTGGCCATGAACGTCCTGAAACCCCTGAACATCCTGGCATCTGACGAGACCGACTATCGCACCGCAGATGGTCGGCTAGTGCCATACCAAAGGATAGCTTTTCCCGCCCCAGAAAGTGCTGCAAAAGTAATCGAACAAGTGATCCTCGGTCCGAAGAGCACAACCCCAATAGGCGTTGTCGAAAGCTTTTTGCGGCGCAATGGATTCGATAACGTAGCTCTTTCTGTATCGACCGCCTCCTATAGGTAA
- a CDS encoding cupin domain-containing protein, translating to MAWNLMLASAVAMAARSVPYIAQKPAGKSFVAHASDHLPLKSTPINPDWIVAGNPQARTAEHSRGHDEASLTAIWDCTAGEFRWYFGWDETVMILEGEVHITAEDGTQRTLAVGDVAFFAGGTWANWRVDNYVRKVAFLRKPFPKPLAIAYRLRNMLRNGANQGIAA from the coding sequence ATGGCCTGGAACCTGATGCTTGCAAGCGCGGTCGCCATGGCTGCGCGTTCTGTGCCTTATATCGCGCAGAAGCCGGCCGGAAAATCCTTTGTGGCGCATGCAAGCGACCACCTGCCGCTGAAATCAACGCCGATCAACCCGGATTGGATTGTCGCAGGTAACCCACAGGCGCGTACCGCCGAACATTCGCGCGGTCATGACGAAGCATCGCTGACGGCGATCTGGGATTGCACGGCGGGCGAATTCCGCTGGTATTTCGGCTGGGACGAGACCGTGATGATCCTCGAAGGCGAGGTGCATATCACCGCCGAGGACGGTACGCAGCGAACCCTTGCCGTGGGCGACGTCGCCTTTTTTGCGGGCGGAACCTGGGCGAACTGGCGAGTCGACAACTACGTCCGCAAGGTCGCCTTCCTGCGCAAGCCTTTCCCGAAGCCTTTGGCGATCGCCTATCGTCTCCGCAACATGCTGCGCAATGGCGCCAACCAGGGCATCGCCGCCTGA
- a CDS encoding YccF domain-containing protein encodes MTVVHVRELDGKGLNAATALTGTIGFIVNIIWACTFGIALFFSYLMAGIISCLFIITIPFGLQSFKLGSGPINLLN; translated from the coding sequence TTGACAGTCGTTCACGTTCGAGAACTTGACGGGAAGGGACTGAATGCAGCTACCGCGCTGACAGGAACGATAGGCTTCATCGTCAACATCATCTGGGCGTGCACGTTTGGAATCGCACTCTTCTTCAGCTACCTGATGGCAGGTATTATTTCCTGCCTGTTCATCATTACCATCCCCTTTGGCCTTCAGTCTTTCAAGCTAGGCTCAGGACCCATTAATTTATTGAATTGA
- a CDS encoding transposase family protein, which yields MSTKFHASDLVPAGFIAESITHIDDETRILLSRAGATASCPACGRMSRTVRSRYCRQVADLPLSGKRVRLLVQTRRFACDAVLCGRQIGAHVVPDFHPTTATGGDKMTASITCRVAGAGNDDSAVEGDRVVLTTVAKTDRADCDFHGRWSR from the coding sequence ATGAGCACCAAGTTCCACGCTTCTGATTTGGTACCGGCTGGCTTCATCGCCGAAAGCATCACGCACATTGATGACGAGACCCGCATCCTGCTTTCCCGAGCCGGCGCTACCGCGTCGTGTCCGGCATGCGGACGAATGTCACGAACGGTTCGAAGTCGCTATTGCCGCCAAGTCGCGGACCTTCCCCTCTCTGGGAAACGCGTCAGGCTGCTCGTGCAGACACGAAGGTTCGCTTGCGATGCCGTGCTCTGCGGCAGACAGATAGGGGCGCATGTCGTCCCAGACTTCCATCCGACCACAGCGACTGGAGGCGACAAGATGACGGCAAGCATCACCTGTCGGGTTGCGGGTGCTGGCAATGATGACAGCGCCGTCGAGGGAGACCGAGTAGTTCTGACCACGGTTGCCAAGACTGACAGGGCGGATTGTGATTTTCACGGCAGGTGGTCGAGGTGA
- the istB gene encoding IS21-like element helper ATPase IstB — protein sequence MLAHPTLDRLNAMGLAGMAKAFGELVANGEVEHLSHAEWLGLLLEREWSSRYDRKLAARLRFAKLRHQATPEDVDYRAERGLDRALFMKLLGGDWIGAHDNLAICGPSGVGKSWLACALGHKACRDDRSVLYQRVPRLFAQLALARGDGRYARLQRTLGHVQLLILDDWGLEPLNEQARHDLLEILEDRYGRRSTIITSQLPVSAWHGVIGDPTYADAILDRLVHNAHRIELSGESLRRNLPRKA from the coding sequence ATGCTTGCTCATCCAACACTTGATAGACTGAACGCCATGGGCCTGGCCGGCATGGCCAAGGCCTTCGGCGAACTCGTCGCCAACGGCGAGGTCGAACACCTCTCTCATGCTGAATGGCTCGGACTGCTGCTCGAACGGGAATGGAGTTCCCGTTACGACCGCAAGCTCGCGGCGCGCCTCAGATTCGCCAAGCTTCGTCATCAAGCCACCCCGGAAGATGTCGATTATCGCGCTGAACGCGGCCTCGACCGTGCGCTCTTCATGAAGCTGCTCGGTGGCGACTGGATCGGTGCCCACGACAATCTCGCTATCTGCGGTCCCTCAGGTGTCGGAAAGAGCTGGTTGGCTTGTGCCCTTGGCCACAAGGCCTGCCGTGACGACCGTTCCGTTCTCTATCAGCGTGTCCCACGACTCTTTGCCCAGCTCGCGCTCGCGCGCGGCGACGGCAGATACGCTCGCCTGCAACGCACCTTGGGTCATGTTCAGCTGCTGATCCTGGACGATTGGGGCCTTGAGCCGCTCAACGAACAGGCCCGTCACGATCTGCTTGAAATCCTCGAGGACCGCTACGGCCGTCGATCGACGATCATCACCAGCCAACTCCCCGTATCAGCCTGGCACGGTGTCATCGGTGATCCCACCTATGCCGACGCCATCCTGGATCGCCTCGTCCACAATGCCCACCGCATCGAACTCAGCGGAGAAAGCCTACGCCGAAATCTGCCGCGCAAAGCTTGA
- a CDS encoding LacI family DNA-binding transcriptional regulator gives MSKVGIRDVAKLAGVSTGTVSRVLNDHPSVTKELRARVGEIIRELGYMPDPSARSMRSKVSRLIGIVIPDLTNPFFAELVQSAEQAAANHGYNIIVMTSFDHAAKEADRIRQLTSRKVDGIILVPSNDFHTLKLPKGLPIVVVDRLMPGYSGIAADHRHGVRLGVEHLLKLGHRRIGFISGPGHSVPANDRLRGYLDAMEQAGADAAMAGSPLIAEAAFDYESGRWAGNYLLARARNERPTAIFASSDQQAIGCMRAAHDLGIPVPAALSVVGFDGIPLASMTTPRLTTVKQPIQDVAAAAVAVLLNKRAAPDLDNPILFACEVLTGETTAPPQPD, from the coding sequence ATGTCAAAGGTCGGAATTAGAGACGTTGCCAAGCTCGCGGGCGTTTCCACAGGGACCGTTTCGAGAGTTCTGAACGATCATCCCTCCGTGACGAAGGAATTGCGGGCACGTGTCGGCGAGATCATCAGGGAACTCGGCTATATGCCCGATCCGTCCGCGAGAAGCATGCGCAGCAAGGTCAGCCGCCTCATCGGCATCGTCATTCCGGATCTCACCAATCCGTTCTTTGCGGAACTGGTCCAATCCGCGGAGCAGGCGGCGGCAAATCACGGATATAATATCATCGTCATGACCTCCTTCGATCATGCGGCCAAGGAGGCTGACCGCATCCGACAGCTGACGAGCCGGAAGGTGGACGGCATCATTCTCGTTCCCAGCAATGATTTTCACACGCTCAAGCTGCCGAAAGGACTGCCGATCGTTGTGGTCGACCGCCTCATGCCGGGATATTCCGGCATTGCCGCCGATCACCGCCATGGCGTTCGCCTTGGCGTCGAGCATCTCCTGAAGCTCGGGCACCGCCGCATCGGCTTCATCTCGGGGCCTGGACATTCCGTCCCCGCCAATGATCGTCTCCGGGGCTATCTTGACGCGATGGAGCAGGCGGGCGCCGACGCGGCAATGGCAGGATCGCCGCTGATCGCCGAGGCGGCTTTCGACTATGAGAGCGGCCGTTGGGCGGGCAACTATCTTCTGGCCCGTGCCCGCAACGAGCGACCAACGGCGATCTTTGCAAGTTCGGACCAGCAGGCGATCGGCTGCATGCGGGCGGCGCATGATCTGGGAATCCCGGTGCCGGCAGCCCTTTCCGTCGTCGGCTTCGACGGTATTCCGCTCGCAAGCATGACGACGCCACGCCTGACGACGGTGAAGCAGCCGATTCAGGACGTGGCGGCTGCGGCGGTGGCCGTTCTCTTGAACAAGCGAGCCGCCCCCGACCTCGACAATCCGATCCTGTTTGCCTGCGAGGTTTTAACCGGAGAAACGACCGCCCCGCCGCAGCCCGACTAA
- the rsmI gene encoding 16S rRNA (cytidine(1402)-2'-O)-methyltransferase has translation MTEETTAETAGRRSFRLHNATVPARPLEPALYLVATPIGNLGDITLRALETLAGADVLACEDTRVTRVLLDRYGIQNRPFSYHEHNADEAGPRLLQALEAGRSVALVSDAGTPLVSDPGYRLAQQAIAAGYRVVPIPGASAPLAALVGSGLPNDAFLFAGFLPVKDKARRDRLGEFAAASATLIFFESPHRIGATLLAAADVLGGTRQASVCRELTKTYEEFRRGTLAELAAHYQQVENVKGEIVLVVGPPEPVETDEADVEAVLADLSKTMPTAKAATEAARLTGLPRKVLYQRLLEMKGADGR, from the coding sequence ATGACTGAGGAAACGACAGCGGAAACCGCCGGCCGGCGAAGCTTCCGCCTGCACAATGCAACGGTGCCGGCACGGCCGCTGGAACCGGCGCTCTATCTGGTCGCGACCCCTATCGGCAATCTCGGCGACATCACGCTGCGCGCGCTGGAAACGCTCGCCGGCGCCGATGTGCTCGCCTGTGAGGATACCCGCGTCACCCGCGTGCTGCTCGATCGCTACGGTATCCAGAACCGTCCCTTTTCCTATCACGAGCACAATGCCGATGAGGCCGGTCCCCGGCTTTTACAGGCGCTGGAGGCGGGCCGGTCGGTGGCGCTGGTTTCCGATGCCGGCACACCGCTCGTTTCCGATCCCGGCTACCGGCTGGCGCAGCAGGCGATCGCGGCGGGTTATCGCGTCGTTCCCATCCCCGGGGCGTCGGCGCCGCTCGCAGCTCTTGTCGGTTCCGGCCTGCCGAATGATGCCTTCCTCTTTGCCGGTTTCCTGCCGGTCAAGGACAAGGCCCGCCGCGACCGGCTGGGTGAATTTGCCGCGGCATCGGCGACGCTGATCTTCTTTGAATCGCCGCATCGCATCGGCGCAACGCTTCTCGCCGCCGCCGATGTGCTCGGTGGCACACGCCAAGCCTCCGTCTGCCGCGAACTGACCAAGACCTATGAGGAGTTCCGCCGCGGCACGCTGGCAGAGCTTGCCGCCCATTATCAGCAGGTGGAAAACGTCAAGGGCGAGATCGTCCTCGTCGTCGGTCCGCCGGAACCGGTCGAGACTGATGAGGCCGATGTCGAGGCCGTGCTCGCGGATCTGTCGAAAACTATGCCGACGGCCAAGGCCGCGACCGAGGCGGCCCGGCTCACCGGCCTGCCACGCAAGGTGCTCTACCAGCGCCTGCTGGAGATGAAGGGCGCCGATGGCCGATAG
- a CDS encoding sugar ABC transporter ATP-binding protein, with amino-acid sequence MHEADVSDAPDDDILRLEGIGKRFPGVVALKDVSMRIGRGKGHILLGENGAGKSTLINLLGGVFRPDDGHILFDGQPYHPGSPLEAFRAGIRVIHQELHPLSNLTVAENLLFEHLPRRYGLVNYKEMNKRAAELLEEVGLDVPPTMLASRLSVAQLQLVEIAKALCYESKLLVLDEPTATLTSKEVDRLFEILKRLKRRGVTTLYISHRLEEIFEVGDDVTVLRDGQHVITRPLAGLAIPDIVELMVGRKLSDHGHFRGDSAVSGEALGVSGLKVTRNSPELSFSVAKGEIVGIAGLVGSGRTEAVRAIFGADAKAAGEIRVDGAPVEISSPSDAVAAGLCLATEDRKMQGLMLDMSCAENTTITDLAKISRNGLIMGKTEDDHAQRLVRELRIKTPSIRQAVRTFSGGNQQKVVIAKWLFRGPKVLIFDEPTRGIDVGAKAEIYELLWKFAAEGKGVLVVSSDLPELIGICHRIVVFSDGKIAGEIHRDQFDESRILSLAYKEYSRVRQH; translated from the coding sequence ATGCATGAGGCTGACGTGTCAGACGCACCAGATGACGACATCCTGAGACTGGAAGGGATCGGCAAGCGCTTCCCCGGCGTCGTGGCACTCAAGGATGTGTCCATGCGGATCGGCCGCGGCAAGGGGCATATTCTTCTTGGTGAGAACGGTGCGGGAAAGTCGACCCTGATCAATCTGCTTGGCGGCGTCTTCAGGCCGGATGACGGTCACATCCTGTTTGATGGCCAGCCTTACCATCCGGGTTCCCCGTTGGAGGCTTTCAGGGCCGGCATCCGCGTCATTCACCAGGAACTGCATCCGCTTTCCAATCTGACGGTTGCCGAAAACCTCCTTTTTGAGCATCTGCCGCGCCGATACGGCCTGGTGAACTATAAGGAAATGAATAAGAGGGCGGCCGAGCTCCTCGAAGAGGTCGGCCTTGACGTACCGCCGACGATGCTGGCGAGCCGCCTCAGCGTCGCCCAGCTTCAGCTGGTCGAGATCGCCAAGGCGCTCTGCTACGAAAGCAAGCTCCTTGTTCTCGACGAACCGACGGCGACCCTGACCTCCAAGGAGGTCGATCGCCTATTTGAAATTCTGAAGCGGCTGAAGCGGCGCGGCGTCACCACGCTCTATATCTCTCACAGGCTGGAGGAGATCTTCGAGGTCGGTGACGATGTGACCGTGCTGCGCGACGGCCAGCATGTGATCACCCGTCCGCTGGCCGGACTGGCTATTCCCGATATCGTCGAACTCATGGTCGGTCGAAAGCTTTCGGATCATGGCCACTTCCGTGGCGACAGCGCAGTGTCGGGAGAGGCGCTCGGCGTTTCCGGCCTGAAGGTGACGCGCAATAGCCCGGAACTGTCATTCTCCGTCGCCAAGGGGGAAATCGTCGGTATTGCCGGCCTTGTAGGCAGCGGCCGGACGGAGGCGGTCCGCGCCATATTCGGCGCCGACGCCAAGGCTGCCGGCGAAATCCGTGTGGATGGTGCGCCGGTCGAGATCAGTTCGCCCAGCGATGCGGTTGCTGCCGGCCTGTGCCTGGCGACCGAAGACCGCAAGATGCAGGGCTTGATGCTCGACATGAGCTGCGCTGAAAACACCACCATCACCGACCTCGCCAAGATTTCCCGCAACGGCCTGATCATGGGCAAAACCGAGGATGATCACGCGCAGCGCCTCGTGCGTGAGCTCAGGATCAAGACGCCCTCCATCCGTCAGGCCGTCAGGACCTTTTCCGGCGGCAACCAGCAGAAGGTGGTCATTGCAAAATGGCTGTTCCGCGGTCCGAAGGTCTTGATTTTCGATGAGCCGACGCGCGGGATCGACGTGGGTGCGAAGGCCGAGATTTATGAGCTTCTGTGGAAGTTTGCGGCCGAAGGAAAAGGTGTTCTGGTCGTCTCTTCGGATCTGCCGGAACTCATCGGCATCTGCCATCGCATCGTCGTCTTTTCCGACGGCAAGATAGCTGGTGAAATACATCGGGACCAATTCGACGAGAGCAGGATCCTTTCGCTCGCCTACAAGGAGTATAGCCGTGTCCGCCAACATTGA
- a CDS encoding ABC transporter permease: MSANIEKQTEAKEVSFWDKLIRISMKEAGVAIALVLILAFFSATAPYFATPENFLKIFVQIAINTVLAAGMTFVILIGGIDLSVGSLLALCTVIGATIMIDPQFSPWQAIVLACLASMGTGAALGAINGWICEKWKLPSFIVTLGMLNVASGLARVVSDNSTITGLPQPFVDFGNLIFWGIFPSIFLIAIVVVLIGWFVLRYTVFGRFVFAIGTNEEAVRLSGHQPKRYKIAVFTISGLTAGIAAMVYLLRLNVGSPVAGIGYELNAIAAVIIGGTSLSGGKGSIVGTLVGACILQVLSTGLQLLGADDNIKPIVIGAVIVLAVILDSYRGRLMRILETR; the protein is encoded by the coding sequence GTGTCCGCCAACATTGAAAAACAGACCGAGGCGAAAGAGGTGAGCTTCTGGGACAAGCTTATCCGGATCTCGATGAAGGAAGCGGGCGTGGCTATCGCCCTCGTTCTGATCCTGGCGTTTTTCTCGGCGACCGCGCCGTACTTCGCAACGCCGGAGAACTTCCTCAAGATCTTCGTGCAGATTGCCATAAACACCGTGCTTGCTGCGGGCATGACCTTCGTCATCCTCATCGGCGGCATTGATCTTTCGGTCGGATCGCTGCTTGCCCTTTGCACGGTCATCGGCGCGACGATCATGATCGATCCGCAGTTTTCCCCCTGGCAGGCGATCGTTCTGGCCTGCCTGGCGTCGATGGGTACGGGGGCTGCCCTTGGCGCCATCAACGGCTGGATCTGCGAAAAGTGGAAGCTGCCTTCCTTCATCGTCACCCTTGGCATGCTGAACGTTGCGAGCGGCCTGGCGCGCGTCGTCAGCGACAATTCCACGATCACAGGCCTGCCGCAGCCTTTCGTCGATTTCGGCAACCTGATCTTCTGGGGCATATTTCCCTCGATCTTCCTGATCGCGATCGTTGTCGTGCTCATCGGCTGGTTCGTGCTGCGCTATACCGTCTTCGGCCGCTTCGTCTTCGCCATCGGCACCAATGAAGAGGCTGTCCGGCTGTCGGGGCATCAGCCGAAGAGATACAAGATCGCGGTCTTCACGATCTCCGGCCTGACGGCAGGCATTGCCGCCATGGTCTATCTGCTGCGTCTCAACGTCGGCAGCCCGGTCGCCGGCATCGGCTACGAGCTGAATGCCATCGCCGCCGTCATCATCGGTGGCACCAGCCTCTCTGGCGGTAAGGGCTCGATCGTTGGCACGCTGGTCGGCGCCTGCATTCTGCAGGTGCTGTCGACGGGACTGCAACTGCTTGGCGCCGACGACAACATCAAGCCGATCGTCATCGGCGCCGTCATCGTGCTCGCCGTCATTCTCGACAGCTATCGCGGCCGGTTGATGCGGATCCTCGAAACGCGTTGA
- a CDS encoding sugar ABC transporter substrate-binding protein, which translates to MSNSVKHESVISAPRRAALKLGLAGTLVLALSCGVSPAFAAGKPKVGLIMKSLSNEFFKQMKAGADKYAAENKDKFDFKAVGMKDERDFAAQVDAVENFVTQKYDIIVVAPADSKAMATPLAKAVKAGVKVINIDVPLDADAKKKAGIDLAFFGPDNKEGAKLAGDALAKDLGPGAKVVILEGNPEADNAKERKEGFMDSVKSGKLELLDSKTAHWETEEANTVMTNFLTKYKDIQGVMAANDSMALGVVKALDAAGQAGKIKVVGFDNIPPVQPLIKDGKMLATVEQYGAQMAVMGIDYGLRELAGEKFTGWVKTDVKLVTAADLK; encoded by the coding sequence ATGTCCAATTCTGTGAAGCATGAATCCGTCATCAGTGCGCCCCGTCGCGCTGCATTGAAGCTCGGGCTTGCCGGCACGTTGGTGCTGGCGCTGTCCTGCGGCGTATCGCCTGCCTTTGCGGCCGGCAAGCCGAAGGTCGGCCTGATCATGAAGTCTCTGTCCAATGAGTTCTTCAAGCAGATGAAGGCTGGCGCTGATAAGTATGCGGCCGAAAACAAGGACAAGTTCGACTTCAAGGCCGTCGGCATGAAGGACGAGCGTGATTTCGCTGCGCAGGTCGACGCCGTCGAAAACTTCGTCACCCAGAAATACGATATCATCGTCGTGGCGCCCGCCGATTCCAAGGCGATGGCGACCCCGCTGGCAAAGGCCGTGAAGGCAGGCGTCAAGGTCATCAACATCGACGTGCCGCTCGATGCCGACGCCAAGAAGAAGGCCGGGATCGATCTCGCTTTCTTCGGTCCCGACAATAAGGAAGGGGCGAAGCTTGCCGGCGATGCGCTGGCCAAGGATCTCGGCCCCGGCGCCAAGGTCGTCATCCTCGAGGGCAACCCCGAGGCCGACAATGCCAAGGAGCGCAAGGAAGGCTTCATGGATTCCGTCAAGTCGGGCAAGCTTGAGCTTCTCGACAGCAAGACGGCCCATTGGGAGACGGAAGAAGCCAATACCGTCATGACGAATTTCCTGACCAAGTATAAGGATATTCAGGGCGTCATGGCCGCCAACGACTCCATGGCCCTCGGCGTCGTCAAGGCTCTCGATGCGGCCGGCCAGGCCGGCAAGATCAAGGTCGTGGGCTTCGACAACATTCCGCCGGTGCAGCCGCTGATCAAGGACGGTAAGATGCTTGCGACAGTCGAGCAGTACGGCGCGCAGATGGCGGTCATGGGCATCGACTATGGCCTGCGTGAACTTGCCGGCGAAAAATTCACCGGCTGGGTCAAGACCGACGTCAAGCTCGTCACGGCTGCCGACCTCAAGTAG
- the gshB gene encoding glutathione synthase, whose amino-acid sequence MAKITNVAVQMDHVAGINIAGDSTFAMSLEAQARGYRLFHYTPERLSFRDGKLFASVEPMVLRDVKGDHFELGAPERIDLSTMDVVLLRQDPPFDMAYITSTHLLERIHPKTLVVNDPAWVRNSPEKIFVTEFADLMPKTLITKDPAEIRRFRDEMGDIILKPLYGNGGAGVFHSTRDDRNLSSLLEMFGQLFREPFIAQQYLPDVRKGDKRIILVDGEFAGAINRVPAEHDSRSNMHVGGRAEATELTPREKEICERIGPALRERGFLLVGIDVIGDYMTEINVTSPTGIREVRKFGGADIAALLWDAIERKRG is encoded by the coding sequence ATGGCCAAGATCACCAATGTAGCGGTCCAGATGGACCATGTCGCCGGCATCAATATCGCAGGCGATTCCACCTTCGCCATGAGCCTGGAGGCGCAGGCGCGCGGCTACAGGCTTTTCCATTACACGCCCGAGCGCCTGAGCTTCCGCGACGGCAAGCTCTTCGCCAGCGTCGAGCCGATGGTTCTGCGCGACGTCAAGGGCGATCACTTCGAGCTCGGTGCCCCCGAGCGCATCGATCTCTCGACCATGGATGTGGTGCTGCTGCGCCAGGATCCGCCCTTCGACATGGCCTACATCACCTCGACGCACCTGCTTGAGCGTATCCACCCGAAGACGCTCGTCGTCAACGATCCGGCCTGGGTGCGCAATTCGCCGGAGAAGATCTTCGTCACCGAATTTGCCGACCTGATGCCGAAGACGCTGATCACCAAGGATCCGGCCGAAATCCGCCGCTTCCGCGACGAGATGGGCGATATCATCCTGAAGCCGCTCTACGGCAATGGCGGTGCTGGCGTCTTCCATTCGACCCGCGACGACCGCAACCTCTCCTCGCTGTTGGAGATGTTCGGCCAGCTCTTCCGCGAGCCTTTCATCGCCCAGCAATATCTGCCTGACGTACGCAAGGGCGACAAGCGCATCATCCTGGTCGACGGCGAATTCGCCGGCGCGATCAACCGCGTTCCGGCCGAGCATGACAGCCGCTCCAACATGCATGTCGGCGGCCGCGCCGAGGCAACCGAGCTGACGCCGCGCGAAAAGGAGATCTGCGAGCGTATCGGTCCGGCGCTGAGGGAGCGCGGCTTCCTGCTCGTCGGCATCGATGTGATCGGCGATTACATGACCGAGATCAACGTCACCTCGCCGACGGGCATCCGCGAAGTCAGGAAGTTCGGCGGCGCCGATATCGCAGCCTTGCTTTGGGATGCGATCGAGCGCAAGCGCGGCTGA